In Runella sp. SP2, the genomic window GGGAATCCGTCAAAAATAATTCCTTTTGCGTCAGGATTTTTTTGCACTTCTTCTTCCAACATATCGATGGTGATAGAATCTGGAACCAAAATCCCGTTATCGAGCAAATCTTTCACCCGCTTACCGAGCTCGGTTTGCTCTTTGATGTGCATCCGGAACAAATCTCCCGTAGAAATGTGAAATAGCTGGTATTTCTCGATGAGCTTTGCCGCTTGGGTGCCTTTGCCCGCACCGGGAGGGCCAAAAAGTACAATGTTAAGCATCTGATACAAGGATGTTTAGAAGAGGGAGTCTTACGGTTTAAAGTGTATAAAATGCAAATTTACAATTTCGTAACACTCCTCAACGGTTTTTCCTCACAAATTAACAAAGGAATTTGCTAAAATGGAGTAGGTTTGTCCAACTAGGCTGGTGCGGGGGTGCTTTTACACTCGCCTCGCCCACCCTGTTTCGCCCTCATCGCGTACCCTCTTCTCCCAAGACTATGCCTCCCAAACCACAAGATTGGCAACAAATATTAAAACGTAGTTATGTTTCTTTATCTAACACCTAATTAAACAATACAAATACTCAGCTATCGTTTACTAAATAATTAAAAAATAATATTCGTCTTGAAAAAAGAGACGTATCTTTGAATATCCATTCATCTTTGCATAGACTGCCATGAAAAAAGTTCTCCATTCAGCCACTATTGGCTTCTTTTTGTACAGTTGCTTGGCCTGTACGCCTCCTGTGGCAAATGTTGGCGAAGCAATCGACCCTTCTATTAGTCCGTCAAATCCCTCATTGGTTCAAGCCATCAAAACTGAAAATAACTGGCTGGGGCTCTTCAACCTCGGAGACACTACCATCAAAGTAAAACCTAACAAAGACGTTTTACCCGAAAAACCAACACAAGCCCCCGATTTAAGTAAAATCCAAAAAGAACCAGGTAAATTTAGGCTCGTATCGGTAGGAGGTTCATTATCAGCGGGTTTTCGAGATGGTGGTCTCTACCGAGAAGGACAATTAACAGCCTTTCCTAATCTGATAGCAGGCCAATTGAAAGTGGGTTTTGTCCAGCCGTTGTTTTCAGAAGCAGAAGGCAATGGAACAGGCTACAAAGTAATAAATAGTAGTGAACCCTTGGTTTCCTTCAAAATGGTGACCAATAACCTCGGAGTTACCGCCAATGGAAACGAAACCGTTTACTCTCCTTTCAAGGGATCTACCAGCATAGATCAATTTGCCTTTCCTGAAATCAGTAGAGGGTTGCGATACTTTCGCTCTTCTGAGCTAGTTCTAGATGGCAGCTATAAATACCTTAATCGGGTAGTTACCCCTGAAATCACAACCACGTTCAAAAGCCCTTGGGAGTGGATTGAAAGCCAAGAGGGCGATTTGTTTATTTTTGAATTAGGCCTCAGCGACCTAGTAAGGTATTTGTCATTAGCAGGAGGGGGAGGAATATCTTCCTTGGATGCGGGCTATGTAACTACCTCATCAGAGTTTTTGCTGATGAGGTCGGTAAGCAAAAAAGCAAAAGGAGTAATGCTAAATGTGCCGAATGTAGCTGAATTTCCTTATTTTAAGCAAATCACAATCGAGAAGATTGCTAAACTAGGGGTGAAAATTTTTGTGCAAATAAGCTCAGGTTCAGAGCATTTTCGTCCTTTTGATCCCTCAATAGATCGGTTACTTCCAACAGCAACAGTGGAAAAACTCTTTAAAGGGCAGTTAACAGGCAATGTATATTTAAAAGACACAGATGTATTATCGAAAGCGGATGAGGATGATGAAGTGACCAATATTACGCCTAACAGTTATAATCAAAATGAGGTAACGCGAATTGCGAAGGAATTAAACTGGCCAATCGTGGATTTGAGTAACCTTTACAAGCGTATTCAGGCAGGGGGATATGTGACCGACGATGGTGTAGTGGTGAATGCGGCTTGGCCTCGGGGCGGCAATTTCTTCTCCTCAGACGGAGTGTATCCTACCGCTTTCGGGCAGGCTGTCATTGCCAACGAGGTCATTAAAACCATCAACAAACACTATGGTTTGCAAATTCAACTCCTGAAAACCCGTTTCTTTATTGCTAAATAATTATTCTATACCCAATCTAGCTTTACACGCTGTTTCCAACGTATGAACATGAAACCATTAACCAAGCCATGGCTATACGCCGCTGGTATTATTCTACTGGCACAAAGCTGTTCATTTGACCCTAATATAAATCGACAAGCAACTATATCTGGTACGGTCATTGACAATGTCACTCAATTACCCGTACCTAATGTGGAAATTATGGTTTATGGCCAAAAGGGGGTATGGAGTTCTGTTAGTGGCGATTTAAAAACTGTATATACGGACTCCACTGGGAAATACAATATAGTTATTGTTCTTCCTAAAGAATTTCATTCATTTAAATTGATAAACAATTATAACAGCGACCCAAACGTAGCATTGAAATACAGAGGCTGTCATACTTATTTGAATGGACAACAAACTCAAAATTGTTGTAAGGTAGAGATGGGTTCAAAGGCACAGTATGATTTTAGGATGATACCGAAATAAAATCCACTCTCAAATTTTAATATGAGAAACTCACCATACAATTGCTCAGAAGAAATTTGGATAATTAAAACAAAAAGCGAGCGGCTTTCACCACTCGCTTTTTCGCAAAAAACATCACGCTTAACTATCTATTTATCAAACCATTGCGGGGTATCCAAAGTCAAACCAGAAGGCGTATTAGGGTTAGAATTTACCTCTTCGCTACGATAAAGCAAACGACGAATCAAACCTGCTACTGGTGCCCCCGTCGGAGTAGTCATTGCAGGGATTTCTTGCCCAATAGCCCCAGAACGGCGGTGCTGTACCCAACCTTCGATAGGACGCATGAATAAATCCAAATATTGCTGTTGGGCTAATACGGTTTTGTAATTTGTCGCTGTAAGTGTAGGCAAACCTGCTACGTACGCATCCGTTTGGGCAGCAGTTACTCCCAGAGCCAACATAGACTCGCGCACACCAGCCCGCATTTTGGTAGTAGCAGCTTCAAAACCTCCTGGCGCAAATCCACGAGCGATTGCCTCGGCCTCAAACAACAACTGCTCAGAGTACGAGAAAGACACTTCGGGCAAATCAGCTTTCAGCAAATTCATGTTTACTAATGCCGATTTGGTGGTATAAACTTCCACAGGGCCAAGCGCAATAAATTCATTGGCGGCGGCATCGGTACCAGGCTGGTAAAAATAAGGAATACGAGGATCTTTGAGCGAAACCAATAAATCATAAACAGGTTTAGAGCAATACCAATCTGACTGTACCCCTCCTCGGAAAATAGCTGTAAACGAAAAACGCGGGTTCTGACGACCAGGCTGATTGTAATACTTATACAACATGGCATCTGCACTTGATGAAATCATATTTCCTCCTGAAATCAATTGACCAATGACAGCCCCTTTTGAAGGGTCTGAGTCAACCATAGAAAATAAAATTCTCATTTTCAGCGAATTGGCCAACTTACGCCACTTGGCCATATCACCACCATAATACAGGTCATTCGGTGCAATGATGCCTTTTGCATTTAGGTCAATCATTCCAATCGCTTCGTCGAGCAGGGCGATAGTGCCGTTAAGCACATCTTGTTGCTTGTCGAACTTAGGAAAATCAACCTTGCCAGTAGCCGCTTCAGTAAAGGGAATATCCCCCCAAAGCAATGAAGTTTGCGCGTAAGCAAACGCCATCAAAATTTTGCACTGCGCCACTGCATTTTTATTGACAGGCTGCGTGTTTTGAGCTATTTCAACGGCAACATTGAGATTTTTGAGAACATCAGTATAGGTACGTCCCCAAGCGCTACGGATACGCGTTTGGTCATATTGTGACTGCGACAACCCCCAACGCCCACCAGAAGCCCACATTTGATTCATTAAAGCAACAGGCCAAGTAAGTTCGGCCACGCGCAAAAGTGAAAATTGCGTAGAAGCACCCGAAAAAAGCAAAGCAGGGTCAACCGAGGTAGAACGGTTGGGGTCAACATTGATGTCGCTATCTTTAAAACAAGCCGTTGTTGAAAGTGCCAAAAGAGCGGCTAAAATCAGCTTTTTCATATCAAATATGTTTGAAAAGAGTGAATTTTTTTAAAAAGTAAATCTTAAATTACCTCCGATGGTTCGGCTGCTAGGAATACTTCCCCGCTCTAGTCCCTCCCCAATCAGGCCAGTACCCAATACGTTGGCTTCAGGATCAATATGTGGTACTTTAGAACTAATAATCCACAGGTTACGCCCTTCTACCCCCAAAGCGACGCTGCCGAAAGGTGTCTTGTTGACCCATTTTTTGGGTAAGTTATACGCGATTCGTACCTCTCGTAATTTGGAATAAGAACCGTCAAAAATATTATTTTCAGGACTAACCGAGTTATCCAGCTGCCCCCAATATTGCTGTACACTGGCAACGGGCTTGGTATTAGGGCTAAAAGTCCCGTCTGCATTACGAATTACACCTGGGTCAACAAACGGTGTTCGGTTGTTGTCGGCAGTCTCTATCGCCAAACCGCTTCCTCTTACAATGCTTACTGTCTGAGAATTGATAACACCGCCTTTGCGTACATCCACCAAGAAATTGAAATCAATGCCTTTGTACGAGAACGAGTTGTTGATACCCAACGTCCAATCAGGGTAAATAGAACCAAACACTTTTCGTGGGCCAGGCGTGCGTAAGCCTGTGGTCGGATTAATAATAATATTCCCTTGCGGGTCGCGAAGCCAGCTTACACCCTGAATGCTGAACGTTTCGCCAGGGCGAGCTACAACAAATATCCCAAATCCATCGCCCGAAGTCGTGATAAACTCCGTCAGGCCAGGAGCCAGAGATTCTACGCGGTTGACGTTTTTGTTGAAATTGAAAGCCGCATCCCAACGGAATCCTGAACGGGTTTTGAGTGGGGTAACGGTGAGCATGGCTTCTAATCCTTTATTGGAAATCTCCCCCACGTTTAAGCGTCTGGCAGAATAGCCCGTGGTTTGGGGAATCGCAATAGAGATAATCTGGTCATAATTGAGCGTTTTGTAGTACGTCATATCAAGTCCCAATCGTCCACCGAAAAACTTTAGCTCTGCGCCAAATTCGTACGAAGTCTGTTGTTGGGGTTTCAAGTTGGTTGGGGGCAAAATATTGGTTGCCCCAAAGGCCGACGCTCCACCAATGGGATACAGGATATTGAAGGTATAAATATCACTAGCTTGCGTCAGCGGATTGTAGGTAAACGATAATTGATAGGGATCCTCATCTGAACCTACATTGGCATAGTTGGCACGTAGTTTAGCGTAACTCAGGATGTCATTTTTAACAATTCCTAAATTCGGAAAGGCTTCGGTCAACACAAACGATACACTGGCCGATGGATAAAAATAGGAGTTGTTGTTGACAGGTAAAGTAGAAGACCAATCATTCCGTCCCGTTACATTTAGGAACAAATAATTTTTATAATCAAAACTAAAGTCACCATAAACTCCAAAAATTTCGCGACGACTGTAGAAGTTAGAAGGGACGTTGGACTGAGCATTGGCAAAGGTATAAAGCTGATCAATGTTTAAGCCTTCCGACAACAAACGCGAACGGCGAATGGTGCGTTGATTGAACTGGTGTCCGACAATGCCTTTGAAAGACCAATTGTTACTGATTTTGCGCTGAATCGTTCCTAAAATGTCCGTTTGGAGTTCTCTTTCAAAAATATCATTGGTTTCAAATTGTCCATTCAAACGTCCGCGCGTTCCTTTGCGCGTTACTGAGCGGCGGTTTTCAGTAAAAAAGTCAGTACCGACGCGTCCTGTTACATTGAACCAAGGTGCAACATCGTAGCTTAGGCTGGTTCCACCATAAACACGGTCAACGGAGTTAGAAAACCTGTTGAATGTGGTTACAAAATAAGGATTGTTTTGAACCCCGTTGAGGTCAATAGAGCGTGCTAAATCACCTGTCCAACCTGTTGGCACTGCCTGTGTTGCAGGTGCGAACAAATTGTCTCTCAACTCGTTGATATCTACCGTTACGGGTAAGCCTGACAAAATGGTAGCGATGATGTTGGTGGTATTTGAACCCTGCTGCGGCCGACCGTCGCTGGTAGTACGAACGTAGTTTACCCAAGCCCGCGAGGTAAGTTTGTCCGTAATTTTTTTACCTCCATTAATGGCAAATGTATTACGGTTCAATTCAGAACCTGGTACAGTGCCCGTTTGTCGTAAATTAGTATAACCGATGCGATAATCTCCCTGCTCTGTGGCTCCATCAAGCGACACGCTGTTAATCATGGTGTGGCCTGTCACAAAGAAATTTTTCCAGTTTTGTGGGTATGCCTGCAAACTCTGCACCGTTTCACCTTTATAGTCCCTTACAGGCCCCGTAATGCTGGATATTTTGGGACCCCAACCATTTCCTGATTGTGGGTTATACACGCCTAAATTACCTTGGGCATATTCTGTTTGTAGTTCGGGAGTACGAAGTACATTGTCAGTTCGGAAGGATGAATTAATCGTCACATTCGTTTTTTTTGCGCCCTGCTTGCCTCGTTTGGTCGTTATGACAATCACACCGTTACGAGCACGAGAGCCGTAGAGCGCAGAAGCAGCAGCACCTTTCAAAACGGTCATGGTTTCGATGTCGTCAGGGTTGAGATCTCCTGCTCGGTTGCCCACGTCAACCCCTCCCGTTACAACGTCAGTTTCAGAGTTATTGAACGAAGAGTTGGAAATCGGCATCCCATCCACAACAAACAATGGTTCACTAGAGCTGGAGATCGAGTTAGCTCCGCGAATCATGACGCGACTCGAACCACCTACTGTACCCGACTGTTGCGAAATCCTCACCCCAGCAATGCGCCCCGCCATGGAATTGAGCAGGTTTGGGTCACGCGCTTTTACGAGTTCAGAACCCCCAATGGTCGAAACGGCATAGCCCAGTTCTTTTTTTTCACGAACAATGGCATTGGCTGTCACAACCACTTCGTTCAAATTTACCAAATCGGCTTCTAATTGGATGTTTACGGTGGTTTTATTACCTACTTCAACCTCAATCGTTTTATAGCCAATAAACGAGAATACCAACGTACCTACTTTGTCAGGAACACTGATTTGATAGGTACCATCAGCTTTGGTAGCAGTACCGACGTTAGTCCCTTTCAATAAAACATTGACGCCAGGAATCCCTTCATTTTCGGGAGAGGTAACTTTTCCCGAAATGGATTTAGTTTGCGCACGACCTAGCTGTATCATGCCCAACAGCAACAATAGAAGTAGTCTTCTTTTCATAAGAAAAATTTGGGGTTTATAGTAGAAGAAAATGGGTAAGGAAGCAGTAATGAAGAAATAACTATTTTACACGCTGCACTGTTTTGATAATAACAGGCACTTTAAGCAACTGCATAGGATTAGAGAAAGCATTGGTTGGGCCAGGTTGGCCCGTCTCCCCCTGCTGAATCTTGCGAACCACATCCATTCCGCTCACTACTCTTCCAAACGCAGCAAATCCTTGACCATCGGGATTTCGTTTTCCTCCAAAGTCAAGTTCAGGTTGGGCATTGATACAAATGAAGAATTCAGAAGCACCGCTTTCAGGCTTCCCACGGGCCATAGATATAGCACCATCTACGTGCAAAATGCCCGTTTTATTGGTCGTTTCCTGCGGAATCGGCGGCAGCATTTTGGTAGAATCACTCTGAAGACCACCTTGGATAACCTCTATTTTGACTGGGCTGGTAGCTTGGTTGTCCATACGTACGACGCGATAAAACTTACCTCCATCGTAGCGTTTTTCATCC contains:
- a CDS encoding carboxypeptidase-like regulatory domain-containing protein, which gives rise to MKPLTKPWLYAAGIILLAQSCSFDPNINRQATISGTVIDNVTQLPVPNVEIMVYGQKGVWSSVSGDLKTVYTDSTGKYNIVIVLPKEFHSFKLINNYNSDPNVALKYRGCHTYLNGQQTQNCCKVEMGSKAQYDFRMIPK
- a CDS encoding SusD/RagB family nutrient-binding outer membrane lipoprotein yields the protein MKKLILAALLALSTTACFKDSDINVDPNRSTSVDPALLFSGASTQFSLLRVAELTWPVALMNQMWASGGRWGLSQSQYDQTRIRSAWGRTYTDVLKNLNVAVEIAQNTQPVNKNAVAQCKILMAFAYAQTSLLWGDIPFTEAATGKVDFPKFDKQQDVLNGTIALLDEAIGMIDLNAKGIIAPNDLYYGGDMAKWRKLANSLKMRILFSMVDSDPSKGAVIGQLISGGNMISSSADAMLYKYYNQPGRQNPRFSFTAIFRGGVQSDWYCSKPVYDLLVSLKDPRIPYFYQPGTDAAANEFIALGPVEVYTTKSALVNMNLLKADLPEVSFSYSEQLLFEAEAIARGFAPGGFEAATTKMRAGVRESMLALGVTAAQTDAYVAGLPTLTATNYKTVLAQQQYLDLFMRPIEGWVQHRRSGAIGQEIPAMTTPTGAPVAGLIRRLLYRSEEVNSNPNTPSGLTLDTPQWFDK
- a CDS encoding SusC/RagA family TonB-linked outer membrane protein; translated protein: MKRRLLLLLLLGMIQLGRAQTKSISGKVTSPENEGIPGVNVLLKGTNVGTATKADGTYQISVPDKVGTLVFSFIGYKTIEVEVGNKTTVNIQLEADLVNLNEVVVTANAIVREKKELGYAVSTIGGSELVKARDPNLLNSMAGRIAGVRISQQSGTVGGSSRVMIRGANSISSSSEPLFVVDGMPISNSSFNNSETDVVTGGVDVGNRAGDLNPDDIETMTVLKGAAASALYGSRARNGVIVITTKRGKQGAKKTNVTINSSFRTDNVLRTPELQTEYAQGNLGVYNPQSGNGWGPKISSITGPVRDYKGETVQSLQAYPQNWKNFFVTGHTMINSVSLDGATEQGDYRIGYTNLRQTGTVPGSELNRNTFAINGGKKITDKLTSRAWVNYVRTTSDGRPQQGSNTTNIIATILSGLPVTVDINELRDNLFAPATQAVPTGWTGDLARSIDLNGVQNNPYFVTTFNRFSNSVDRVYGGTSLSYDVAPWFNVTGRVGTDFFTENRRSVTRKGTRGRLNGQFETNDIFERELQTDILGTIQRKISNNWSFKGIVGHQFNQRTIRRSRLLSEGLNIDQLYTFANAQSNVPSNFYSRREIFGVYGDFSFDYKNYLFLNVTGRNDWSSTLPVNNNSYFYPSASVSFVLTEAFPNLGIVKNDILSYAKLRANYANVGSDEDPYQLSFTYNPLTQASDIYTFNILYPIGGASAFGATNILPPTNLKPQQQTSYEFGAELKFFGGRLGLDMTYYKTLNYDQIISIAIPQTTGYSARRLNVGEISNKGLEAMLTVTPLKTRSGFRWDAAFNFNKNVNRVESLAPGLTEFITTSGDGFGIFVVARPGETFSIQGVSWLRDPQGNIIINPTTGLRTPGPRKVFGSIYPDWTLGINNSFSYKGIDFNFLVDVRKGGVINSQTVSIVRGSGLAIETADNNRTPFVDPGVIRNADGTFSPNTKPVASVQQYWGQLDNSVSPENNIFDGSYSKLREVRIAYNLPKKWVNKTPFGSVALGVEGRNLWIISSKVPHIDPEANVLGTGLIGEGLERGSIPSSRTIGGNLRFTF
- a CDS encoding peptidylprolyl isomerase — its product is MKNTLFTFAFFLGFSFLSLAQKVQIETTMGSITVELYADKAPITVANFLRYVDEKRYDGGKFYRVVRMDNQATSPVKIEVIQGGLQSDSTKMLPPIPQETTNKTGILHVDGAISMARGKPESGASEFFICINAQPELDFGGKRNPDGQGFAAFGRVVSGMDVVRKIQQGETGQPGPTNAFSNPMQLLKVPVIIKTVQRVK